From a region of the Longimicrobium sp. genome:
- a CDS encoding transcriptional regulator encodes MAEAKRDTRDNQDFSLRAVVGGAESGAAELDRLIHERVRLGIVSALAVNQSLSFNELKDMLSLTDGNLSVHARKLEEAGYVECTKSFEGRVPRTEFRLAETGRRALAAYLDHMEALIQAVRDG; translated from the coding sequence GTGGCTGAGGCGAAGCGCGACACGCGCGACAACCAGGACTTCTCCCTCCGCGCCGTCGTAGGCGGGGCGGAGAGCGGCGCGGCCGAGCTGGACCGGCTGATCCACGAGCGCGTGCGCCTGGGGATCGTCAGCGCGCTCGCCGTCAACCAGTCGCTGTCGTTCAACGAGCTCAAGGACATGCTGAGCCTCACCGACGGCAACCTCAGCGTGCACGCCCGCAAGCTGGAAGAGGCGGGGTACGTGGAGTGCACCAAGAGCTTCGAGGGCCGCGTCCCCCGCACGGAGTTCCGCCTGGCCGAGACCGGGCGCCGCGCGCTGGCCGCGTACCTCGACCACATGGAGGCGCTGATCCAGGCCGTGCGCGACGGCTGA
- a CDS encoding DUF4173 domain-containing protein: MPGWWSANDFRRARMALIGASAASLVSHLTLGAGALGLLAAGVLHLGLLASLGLEGRGWLAHAFGAVLLLPTSVMVAVFAMYVLGSTSLDYIAPSVAAVALVFALAHAAQLWRLAGRPISAAAPARGTGDGRLLPSTGRAGATRGKDCSTMNVHETLDEPAIRVQEAPAPLSINTRNALGVLGGAVAMGALGDALLRATPWGINLTLWTLALVAAAVGLRRWAGFNAAGRAWVPMALVIAVLMAWRDSPTLKAFDIAALGLVLALAMHRARGARLRTGGILGYAVGFARSTLETVAGLFVLAFEDVRWSEVARGRGAGFLLPLLRGLAIALPLLGIFAALLVAADAAFEGMMNRVFRLDGAVLASHLFLACAVTWVSAGVLRTLSLGDERAEAEELKVPGPFLGVVEVATVLGLLNALFLSFVVVQLPYLFGSSPSAEVSHAQYARRGFFELVTVAGLVLPLLLGLHAAMRRSEPRHERAFRWLAGVQVALLFVIMASAMHRMRLYQAAFGLTELRLYTTAFMLWLAAVFAWFGATVLRGRRERFTFGALVMAGEALVILHAFNPDARIVHTNAARVVAERPFDARYAAGLSADAVPGLLAALPRATPAERCAAATRILRRWGPATEADWRSWSLARGRARGAVRAQAKELRAACAGLPAGAMNSGQHPRLSF; this comes from the coding sequence ATGCCCGGCTGGTGGTCGGCGAACGACTTCCGCCGCGCGCGGATGGCGCTGATCGGCGCGAGTGCGGCGAGCTTGGTTTCGCACCTCACGCTGGGCGCGGGCGCGCTCGGGCTCCTGGCTGCGGGTGTCCTCCACCTGGGCCTCCTGGCTTCGCTCGGCCTGGAGGGCCGCGGCTGGCTCGCGCACGCGTTCGGCGCCGTGCTCCTCCTGCCGACCTCCGTCATGGTGGCCGTATTTGCGATGTACGTCCTCGGATCCACCAGCCTCGACTACATCGCGCCTTCCGTCGCGGCGGTCGCGCTGGTGTTCGCCCTCGCGCACGCCGCCCAGCTGTGGCGGCTCGCCGGCCGCCCGATTTCCGCCGCTGCACCCGCTCGCGGCACCGGTGACGGACGACTTCTTCCATCCACAGGCCGCGCCGGAGCAACGCGCGGAAAGGATTGCAGCACGATGAACGTGCACGAGACGCTGGACGAGCCCGCCATCCGCGTTCAGGAGGCACCCGCGCCGCTGAGCATCAACACCCGCAACGCGCTGGGGGTGCTGGGCGGCGCGGTGGCGATGGGCGCGCTGGGCGATGCACTCCTCCGCGCCACGCCGTGGGGGATCAACCTGACGCTCTGGACGCTGGCGCTGGTCGCCGCCGCGGTGGGGCTGCGCCGCTGGGCGGGCTTCAACGCCGCCGGACGCGCATGGGTGCCGATGGCGCTGGTGATCGCCGTGCTCATGGCGTGGCGCGACTCGCCGACCCTGAAGGCGTTCGACATCGCCGCGCTCGGCCTGGTGCTGGCGCTGGCGATGCACCGCGCACGCGGCGCCCGGCTCCGCACCGGCGGCATCCTGGGGTACGCGGTTGGCTTCGCGCGCAGCACGCTGGAGACGGTCGCGGGACTGTTCGTGCTCGCGTTCGAGGACGTGCGCTGGAGCGAGGTGGCACGCGGGCGCGGGGCCGGCTTCCTTCTCCCGCTGCTGCGGGGCCTGGCCATCGCGCTGCCGCTGCTGGGGATCTTTGCCGCCCTCCTCGTCGCCGCCGACGCTGCGTTCGAGGGGATGATGAACCGCGTCTTCCGGCTCGATGGGGCCGTCCTGGCGTCGCACCTCTTCCTCGCCTGCGCGGTTACCTGGGTGTCGGCGGGCGTGCTGCGCACTCTCTCGCTCGGCGATGAGCGCGCGGAGGCGGAGGAGCTCAAGGTGCCCGGGCCGTTCCTGGGCGTGGTGGAGGTGGCGACGGTGCTGGGGCTGCTGAACGCGCTCTTTCTCTCCTTCGTCGTCGTCCAGCTTCCGTACCTGTTCGGCTCGTCGCCGTCGGCCGAGGTGTCGCATGCGCAGTACGCGCGGCGCGGCTTCTTTGAGCTCGTGACGGTGGCCGGGCTGGTGCTTCCGCTGCTGCTGGGGCTGCACGCCGCCATGCGCCGGAGCGAGCCGCGGCACGAGCGTGCCTTTCGGTGGCTGGCGGGGGTTCAGGTGGCGCTGCTCTTCGTGATCATGGCTTCGGCCATGCACCGCATGCGGCTCTACCAGGCCGCGTTCGGCCTCACGGAGCTGCGGCTGTACACGACGGCGTTCATGCTCTGGCTGGCGGCGGTGTTCGCCTGGTTCGGCGCCACCGTGCTGCGCGGGCGGCGCGAGCGCTTCACCTTTGGCGCGCTGGTGATGGCGGGGGAAGCGCTGGTGATCCTGCACGCCTTCAACCCCGATGCGCGCATCGTGCACACCAACGCCGCGCGCGTCGTCGCCGAGCGCCCCTTCGACGCCCGCTACGCCGCCGGCCTCAGCGCCGACGCCGTGCCGGGCCTCCTCGCCGCCCTTCCGCGCGCCACCCCTGCCGAGCGCTGCGCCGCCGCCACCCGCATCCTGCGCCGCTGGGGCCCCGCGACGGAGGCCGACTGGCGGTCGTGGAGCCTCGCGCGCGGCCGTGCACGTGGTGCGGTGCGCGCGCAGGCGAAGGAGTTGCGCGCGGCGTGCGCGGGATTGCCGGCGGGCGCGATGAACAGCGGTCAGCACCCGCGCCTGTCGTTCTGA
- a CDS encoding ectonucleotide pyrophosphatase/phosphodiesterase — translation MTPSRTRFFFAALALLSGARALPAQTPDVVVQEERRNAPAQQAKPYVVLVSIDGFRPDYVETVPAPRIAQFRRKGAAAPYMLPVFPSKTFPNHYSIITGMYPGTHGLVGNQMWDPVLRDSFRVGDPATELNPQWYGGEPLWVTAERQGMLSAALYWPGSQVPIGGILPTYHARYDKSVPSGARMDQVLKWLRLPPERRPHLVAVYLSEVDEGHHPPGSPEVRAAVTRVDSVLDLLLNGINGLPIARQVNVVLVSDHGIQDVRAGRTRFLADHIPLEGVRVVGTGPTTSLFFDGDTAALERARTALRRGLPGAGVYRRAEIPARYHLSASPRAGDLLVEMPAPDLIAARRPGWGNDDANHGYDPATPSMHAFFAAAGPAFRQRTRVPAFENVHLYPLITTILRLRPNPAIDGRASVLAPLLRKTAGLTQRHRDTERRTKEVLCGLQFPLCSLCEAFLLTRHTSCFTSQST, via the coding sequence ATGACACCGTCTCGTACACGCTTCTTCTTCGCCGCTCTGGCGCTGCTGTCGGGCGCGCGGGCGCTGCCGGCCCAGACTCCCGACGTGGTGGTGCAGGAGGAGCGCCGCAACGCGCCCGCGCAGCAGGCGAAGCCGTACGTGGTGCTCGTCTCCATCGACGGGTTCCGGCCGGACTACGTGGAGACGGTGCCCGCGCCCCGCATCGCGCAGTTCCGGCGCAAGGGTGCGGCGGCGCCGTACATGCTGCCGGTCTTCCCCTCCAAGACCTTCCCCAACCACTACTCCATCATCACCGGGATGTACCCCGGCACGCACGGGCTGGTGGGGAACCAGATGTGGGACCCGGTGCTCCGCGACTCGTTCAGGGTCGGCGACCCCGCGACGGAGCTGAATCCGCAGTGGTATGGGGGCGAGCCGCTCTGGGTGACGGCCGAGCGGCAGGGGATGCTGAGCGCGGCGCTGTACTGGCCCGGCTCGCAGGTGCCGATCGGGGGCATCCTTCCCACTTACCACGCGCGCTACGACAAGTCGGTGCCGAGCGGGGCGCGCATGGACCAGGTGCTCAAGTGGCTCCGCCTTCCCCCCGAGCGCCGGCCGCACCTGGTGGCCGTCTACCTCTCCGAGGTGGACGAGGGGCACCATCCTCCGGGCTCGCCCGAGGTGCGCGCGGCCGTCACGCGAGTGGACTCGGTGCTGGACCTGCTGCTGAACGGGATCAACGGGCTCCCCATCGCGCGGCAGGTGAACGTGGTGCTGGTGTCCGACCACGGGATCCAGGACGTGCGCGCCGGCCGCACCCGCTTCCTCGCCGACCACATTCCGCTGGAGGGGGTGCGGGTGGTGGGGACCGGACCCACGACGTCGCTCTTCTTCGACGGCGACACGGCCGCGCTGGAGCGGGCGCGCACGGCGCTCCGCAGGGGACTCCCCGGCGCGGGCGTCTACCGGCGCGCCGAGATCCCCGCGCGCTACCACCTCTCCGCCTCCCCGCGCGCGGGCGACCTGCTGGTGGAGATGCCGGCCCCCGACCTGATCGCCGCCCGCCGCCCCGGGTGGGGCAACGACGACGCGAACCACGGCTACGACCCGGCGACGCCTTCGATGCACGCCTTCTTCGCCGCCGCGGGCCCCGCCTTTCGCCAGCGGACGCGCGTCCCCGCCTTCGAGAACGTGCACCTCTACCCGCTCATCACCACCATCCTGCGCCTGCGCCCCAACCCGGCCATCGACGGCCGCGCCTCCGTCCTGGCGCCGCTCCTGAGGAAAACAGCGGGGCTCACACAGAGACACAGAGACACAGAGAGAAGAACAAAGGAAGTTCTCTGTGGCTTGCAGTTCCCTCTGTGTTCTCTGTGTGAGGCTTTTCTCCTGACCCGGCACACTTCGTGCTTTACATCGCAAAGCACTTGA
- a CDS encoding di-trans,poly-cis-decaprenylcistransferase — translation MRGIHVAVIMDGNGRWANARGLPRVAGHTEGARVVRRIVEAAPDLGVGVLTLYAFSSDNWGRPSREVSGLMRLFRSYLAAETQRCVENDIRMSIIGRRDRLPEALRRAIDGAEAATVDGTRMHLRIALDYSSRDALLAAAARLGPDATRDDFALALGGESPAPDVDLLVRTGGEQRLSDFLLWECAYAELYFTPRMWPDFDAGALGEAVAEFHRRERRFGRVPAAAAG, via the coding sequence ATGAGGGGGATCCACGTGGCGGTGATCATGGACGGGAACGGGCGGTGGGCCAACGCGCGCGGGCTGCCGCGGGTGGCGGGGCACACCGAGGGCGCGCGAGTGGTGCGGCGCATCGTGGAGGCGGCGCCCGACCTGGGGGTGGGGGTGCTGACGCTGTACGCCTTCTCCTCCGACAACTGGGGGCGCCCCTCTCGCGAGGTGAGCGGGCTGATGCGGCTCTTTCGCTCGTACCTGGCGGCGGAGACGCAGCGGTGCGTGGAGAACGACATCCGCATGAGCATCATCGGGCGCCGCGACCGGCTCCCCGAGGCGCTGCGCCGCGCCATCGACGGCGCCGAGGCCGCGACGGTGGATGGCACGCGGATGCACCTGCGCATCGCCCTCGACTACTCCTCACGCGACGCCCTCCTCGCCGCCGCCGCGCGCCTGGGCCCCGACGCCACCCGCGACGACTTCGCCCTCGCTCTCGGCGGCGAATCCCCCGCGCCGGACGTGGACCTCCTCGTCCGCACGGGGGGCGAGCAGCGGCTGAGCGACTTCCTGCTGTGGGAGTGCGCCTACGCGGAGCTGTACTTCACGCCGCGCATGTGGCCCGACTTCGACGCCGGCGCCCTGGGCGAGGCCGTCGCCGAGTTCCACCGCCGCGAGCGCCGCTTCGGCCGCGTGCCGGCCGCCGCGGCGGGGTGA
- a CDS encoding AAA family ATPase, whose translation MEGKRLIHRLKLTDFLSYGSAGVEIDLQPLNVLIGPNASGKSNLLEALGALRAAPVDLAAYFRERGGIGEYIRRGAGSSGVARIQTFVDYPQFLKLGAEQNLRYELAFEQVNYRLELVGEEIGSPRFHVANATTDYPAVYHSGRAGALIAAYDAESGSRRMIEINRQDLKPNQSILAQRKDPVAYPELSHLAASFESIALFQEWNFGRRNLARMGQGADLPVDFLLPDSSNLVLVLHDLVQRRDTRGTVEKYLRHVHEAAERIITKIQGGVVQLYVEERGGEQISAYRLSDGTLRYLSLLAILCHPEPPQLICIEEPELGLHPDILPTIAELLKEASKRTQLIVTTHSDALVSALSDVPESVIVCESGKSGTSLRRLNEEQLATWLEEYSLGDVWRMGEIGGTRW comes from the coding sequence ATGGAAGGCAAACGGCTCATCCACCGGTTGAAGCTCACGGACTTCCTCTCATACGGAAGCGCCGGGGTGGAGATCGACCTTCAGCCGCTCAACGTCCTGATCGGCCCGAATGCCTCCGGTAAGTCCAATCTTCTTGAGGCGCTGGGGGCATTGCGTGCCGCGCCCGTGGACTTGGCGGCGTATTTCCGGGAACGCGGCGGGATCGGGGAGTACATCCGTCGCGGAGCCGGCTCGTCTGGAGTCGCCCGTATCCAGACCTTCGTGGACTACCCTCAATTCTTGAAACTGGGAGCGGAGCAGAACCTCAGATACGAATTGGCATTCGAGCAGGTAAACTATCGGCTGGAACTTGTGGGTGAGGAGATCGGATCCCCGAGATTCCATGTAGCGAACGCGACGACGGATTACCCCGCCGTGTACCACTCTGGACGTGCGGGGGCCCTGATCGCTGCCTACGATGCCGAGAGCGGCAGCCGTAGGATGATTGAGATTAACCGGCAGGATCTGAAGCCGAATCAATCTATCCTTGCTCAACGCAAGGACCCGGTCGCGTACCCCGAACTTTCCCACCTGGCGGCGTCCTTCGAATCAATCGCCCTTTTCCAGGAGTGGAATTTCGGGCGCCGAAACCTGGCGCGCATGGGACAGGGCGCGGATCTGCCTGTCGACTTCCTGCTCCCGGATTCGAGTAACCTTGTTCTGGTGCTCCACGATCTGGTGCAGCGGCGGGATACCCGCGGAACGGTCGAGAAGTACCTCCGGCACGTGCACGAGGCGGCAGAGCGCATTATCACGAAGATCCAGGGCGGAGTCGTCCAACTCTACGTCGAGGAGCGCGGGGGAGAGCAGATCTCCGCGTATCGGCTATCCGACGGCACGCTCCGCTATCTCAGCCTGCTCGCAATTCTTTGTCATCCTGAGCCACCCCAGCTGATCTGCATAGAGGAGCCGGAGCTCGGGTTGCATCCCGACATCCTCCCGACGATCGCCGAGCTATTGAAGGAGGCGTCCAAGCGGACGCAGCTTATCGTCACGACCCATTCCGACGCCCTCGTCTCCGCGCTGTCGGACGTACCGGAGAGCGTCATCGTTTGCGAGTCTGGCAAGAGCGGGACATCACTGCGTCGGTTGAACGAAGAGCAGCTCGCCACGTGGCTGGAGGAGTATTCGCTGGGTGACGTTTGGCGGATGGGAGAGATCGGGGGCACCCGATGGTGA
- a CDS encoding DUF4276 family protein yields the protein MVKETRIYVEGGGSKESKALMRRAFGRFLSELGPEAWDHEHDLQIVACGSREATYEKFLRARNEHPNAFNLLLVDSDGPVEATPRQHLTAGGWKLGFARDEQVHLMVQAMEAWLIADPDTLARFYDQGFAPGALPRTQNVENIPKNDLLPALKRATRGTSKGEYHKTRHAFELLARIDPRKVRRRAPHCDLLFATIHGYIAS from the coding sequence ATGGTGAAGGAGACACGCATCTACGTGGAGGGCGGCGGCAGCAAGGAAAGCAAGGCATTGATGCGGCGGGCGTTCGGCCGGTTCCTGAGCGAACTCGGCCCTGAGGCCTGGGACCACGAACACGATTTGCAGATCGTGGCGTGTGGTTCTCGCGAGGCTACATACGAGAAGTTCCTGCGTGCCCGGAACGAGCACCCCAACGCATTCAACCTTCTGTTGGTCGATTCTGATGGTCCGGTCGAAGCGACTCCCCGCCAGCACCTCACGGCGGGTGGGTGGAAGCTCGGATTTGCGAGGGATGAGCAGGTTCACCTGATGGTTCAGGCGATGGAAGCCTGGCTGATCGCCGATCCGGACACCCTCGCTCGATTTTACGACCAGGGATTTGCACCGGGCGCGCTCCCTCGCACACAAAACGTAGAGAACATCCCGAAGAACGATCTGCTGCCGGCCCTGAAACGTGCCACGCGCGGCACCTCAAAGGGCGAGTACCACAAGACTCGTCACGCCTTCGAGCTCCTCGCGCGGATCGATCCCCGAAAGGTGCGAAGGAGAGCTCCACACTGCGACCTACTGTTTGCCACGATTCACGGTTACATCGCCTCTTGA
- the gluQRS gene encoding tRNA glutamyl-Q(34) synthetase GluQRS, which yields MTESHSYRGRFAPSPTGALHIGNARTALLAWLHARAAGGSFVMRVEDLDFGRVRPGIMEAQLDELRWLGLDWDEGPDVGGRHAPYVQSERVALYEDALRRLARDGHLFACGCSRRDIAAAASAPHAGEEGPRYSGMCRHQPVPADAVSLTRWAVSERALRFRVDDANEEVCFDDGVLGRACFRPAADTGDFVVRRKDGVAAYQLAVVVDDAAMGITDVVRGGDLLGSTARQILLFRALGLPAPRFAHVPLMLGADGERLAKRHGAVSLAELRGEGVAPEKVVGWLASTCGLADPGEHLRPAELIPRFSTPRIPAAPTVVTGASLAALRTP from the coding sequence ATGACGGAATCGCACTCCTATCGAGGCCGCTTCGCGCCGAGCCCCACGGGCGCGCTGCACATCGGCAACGCGCGCACGGCGCTGCTGGCGTGGCTGCACGCGCGGGCCGCGGGCGGCAGCTTCGTGATGCGGGTGGAGGACCTGGACTTCGGACGCGTGCGGCCCGGGATCATGGAGGCGCAGCTCGACGAGCTCCGCTGGCTGGGGCTGGACTGGGACGAGGGGCCGGATGTGGGCGGCCGCCACGCGCCGTACGTCCAGTCCGAACGGGTCGCGCTCTACGAGGACGCCCTGCGCCGCCTGGCCCGCGACGGCCATCTCTTCGCCTGCGGCTGCTCCCGGCGCGACATCGCGGCCGCGGCCAGCGCACCGCACGCCGGGGAGGAAGGCCCGCGCTACTCCGGCATGTGCCGCCACCAGCCCGTCCCCGCCGACGCCGTCAGCCTCACGCGCTGGGCGGTCTCCGAGCGCGCCCTCCGCTTCCGCGTGGACGACGCGAACGAGGAGGTGTGCTTCGACGACGGCGTGCTGGGCCGCGCCTGCTTCCGCCCCGCCGCGGACACGGGCGACTTCGTGGTGCGACGCAAGGACGGCGTGGCCGCGTACCAGCTCGCCGTGGTGGTGGACGATGCCGCGATGGGGATCACCGACGTGGTGCGCGGCGGCGACCTGCTGGGCTCCACCGCGCGTCAGATCCTCCTCTTCCGCGCGCTTGGGCTGCCCGCGCCGCGCTTCGCCCACGTCCCGCTCATGCTGGGCGCGGACGGCGAGCGCCTCGCCAAGCGGCACGGCGCCGTCTCGCTGGCCGAGCTGCGCGGCGAAGGGGTCGCGCCGGAAAAGGTGGTGGGCTGGCTCGCCTCCACCTGCGGCCTCGCGGACCCGGGCGAGCACCTCCGTCCCGCCGAGCTCATCCCCCGCTTCTCCACCCCCCGCATCCCCGCCGCGCCGACGGTGGTGACGGGCGCCTCGCTGGCGGCGCTGCGAACGCCTTGA